A region from the Mesorhizobium sp. J8 genome encodes:
- a CDS encoding ABC transporter permease: MNALEFIVAGMLAAATPFLLAALGEMVAERAGVLNLGVEGLMALGAIIAFIIVYRGGGHLLGFLAAGLASAALSLVFAVIALGFRANQVAVGLAIGILGQGLSALFGKTYESLTVKGLPKLSLPWLSDIPVIGGLFAQDVVVWLSLAATVAIWAIFAYTKTGLVVRAVGENPKAAHALGYPVIAVRFAAVAFGGVLAGFAGAYAAVVYTPLWADGMIAGRGWIAIALVVFGTWLTSRIFLGACLFGAVSLASLAAQATGLDVSSQLLSSLPYIVTIVVLGIISSNRRLLKLNGVASLGEPFEQ, from the coding sequence ATGAATGCCCTCGAGTTCATCGTCGCCGGAATGCTGGCGGCGGCCACGCCGTTCCTTTTGGCGGCGCTTGGCGAGATGGTGGCCGAGCGGGCCGGCGTCCTCAATCTCGGCGTGGAGGGACTGATGGCCTTGGGGGCGATCATCGCCTTCATCATCGTCTATCGCGGCGGCGGCCACCTTCTGGGTTTCCTCGCCGCAGGCCTCGCCAGCGCGGCTCTTTCCCTTGTCTTTGCCGTCATCGCGCTGGGGTTCCGCGCGAACCAGGTCGCGGTGGGGCTGGCCATAGGCATACTTGGCCAGGGCCTATCGGCACTGTTCGGCAAGACCTATGAGAGCCTCACGGTCAAAGGCCTTCCGAAGCTTTCGTTGCCCTGGCTTTCAGATATCCCGGTCATCGGCGGCCTGTTCGCCCAGGACGTCGTCGTGTGGCTCTCGCTGGCGGCGACCGTCGCCATCTGGGCAATATTCGCCTATACCAAGACCGGCCTTGTCGTTCGCGCCGTCGGCGAGAATCCCAAGGCGGCCCATGCGCTCGGCTATCCTGTGATCGCGGTGCGCTTCGCCGCTGTCGCCTTCGGCGGCGTATTGGCTGGCTTCGCCGGCGCCTACGCGGCCGTGGTCTACACGCCGCTGTGGGCCGATGGCATGATTGCCGGGCGCGGCTGGATCGCGATCGCGCTCGTCGTCTTCGGCACCTGGCTCACCAGCCGTATCTTTCTCGGCGCCTGCCTCTTCGGCGCCGTCTCCTTGGCAAGCCTGGCGGCGCAGGCGACCGGACTGGACGTTTCTTCGCAACTTCTCTCGAGCCTGCCCTATATCGTGACAATCGTCGTGCTGGGCATCATTTCTTCGAACCGGCGTCTGCTAAAGCTCAACGGCGTGGCATCGCTCGGAGAGCCTTTCGAACAATAG